Proteins found in one Siniperca chuatsi isolate FFG_IHB_CAS linkage group LG22, ASM2008510v1, whole genome shotgun sequence genomic segment:
- the cd248a gene encoding CD248 molecule, endosialin a, translating into MGSLVSRAAALLLTFLLALLFGLSSVLGQELRERDALCNTDGCFVVYFQRKTFLGSWRACKEKGGNLATIKRKEDATTIATLFSTLDLRHLRTKVQVWIGLQRQPRQCTTTRALRGFSWTTGDQDTEYTNWQKEDSPSMCSVPRCVVMGYSAQEQNDNFKWLDGSCSVSVDGYLCHYAYKGMCSALWSEGAGNALYTTPFNLLSTLLTHVPFGSVATVPCPAGTKEEQSVLCMLKEDGSVGWSRDSPLCSDPPVSHNWCDQDNGGCEHFCRPAGVHFYCECADGYQLGDDGLNCELSDVCQGAPCEFECLPLPDGYRCACPEGYMLAPDERGCLDVDECLQSPCEQLCVNALGTFECRCREGYHPDDEGGCEDIDECVNDPCEHACENTPGSHICHCHLGFSPVPEDSSRCQDTDECQIPGTCEQMCVNYEGGFECYCEEGYELMSDQYSCRKRGEGDDQSGVTSPFPWVTHRPVPVWDPVDYDWNPQQSHTDWPPEEEQSLDWLTDPPRVLDSDVIWVTSAPQEEVSFDLALDHPTQETNEDEEDKDNGGADWLDLGQRSQSELEVLPTTIYTTPPPTTNSNTTPDWHEDEEETTTALPFLSTSTISEGAWNWWAGLTTSSQKLGNPEDSVIENNMPMDPSDHSEAEEEQYPLKENSQFPEEDYVEITHSQVPAVPTHLTPSQPPPSKGGESGEILDSVQKDRGQKQSSTWLLVGLLVPICIFIVVMVVLGIVYCTRCAVHPRNKNATDCYHWISGAHDKQGAPNPSAGVKTHV; encoded by the coding sequence ATGGGCTCCCTAGTGAGCAGAGCTGCTGCTCTTCTCCTAACCTTTCTGCTGGCTTTGCTCTTTGGACTTTCCTCAGTCCTGGGCCAGGaactgagagagagggatgcACTATGCAATACGGATGGCTGCTTTGTGGTCTACTTCCAACGCAAGACCTTTCTGGGCTCATGGAGGGCCTGCAAGGAGAAAGGTGGCAACCTAGCTACTATCAAACGCAAGGAGGATGCCACCACTATTGCCACTCTCTTCTCCACTCTGGACTTGCGCCACTTGCGCACCAAGGTCCAGGTATGGATTGGTCTGCAGCGCCAGCCTCGCCAGTGTACCACCACACGGGCACTGCGGGGTTTCTCTTGGACTACTGGTGACCAGGACACAGAGTATACCAACTGGCAGAAAGAAGACTCCCCTAGTATGTGCTCAGTCCCACGCTGTGTGGTTATGGGCTACAGCGCTCAAGAGCAGAATGATAACTTCAAATGGCTGGACGGTTCCTGCTCAGTCTCCGTAGATGGGTATCTTTGCCATTATGCCTACAAAGGAATGTGTTCTGCCTTGTGGAGTGAAGGAGCAGGCAATGCCCTCTACACCACACCATTTAACCTTCTAAGCACACTGCTAACCCATGTACCCTTTGGATCTGTTGCTACTGTGCCCTGCCCTGCAGGCACCAAAGAGGAACAGTCAGTTTTGTGTATGCTGAAGGAAGATGGCTCAGTGGGGTGGTCAAGAGATTCCCCCCTCTGCTCCGATCCCCCAGTATCACACAACTGGTGTGACCAGGATAACGGCGGATGTGAGCATTTCTGCAGGCCGGCTGGTGTTCACTTCTATTGTGAGTGTGCCGATGGGTATCAACTAGGAGATGATGGGCTGAACTGTGAGCTGTCTGATGTTTGTCAAGGGGCCCCTTGCGAGTTTGAGTGCCTGCCCCTTCCAGATGGGTACCGTTGTGCCTGCCCTGAAGGATACATGCTTGCACCAGATGAACGTGGCTGTCTGGATGTAGACGAATGCCTCCAGAGTCCTTGTGAGCAGCTTTGTGTGAATGCTTTGGGGACATTTGAATGTCGATGTCGGGAGGGTTACCATCCGGATGATGAGGGTGGGTGCGAGGATATAGATGAGTGTGTAAATGACCCATGTGAACATGCCTGTGAGAACACTCCAGGTTCTCATATCTGCCACTGCCATCTGGGTTTTTCCCCAGTGCCTGAAGACTCCAGCCGATGCCAAGACACTGATGAGTGCCAGATCCCCGGGACCTGCGAGCAGATGTGTGTGAATTATGAGGGTGGATTTGAGTGCTACTGCGAAGAAGGCTATGAACTCATGTCTGATCAATACTCATGTCGCAAGAGAGGGGAAGGTGATGACCAATCTGGTGTCACCTCTCCTTTTCCTTGGGTCACTCACCGGCCTGTGCCTGTATGGGACCCTGTGGACTATGACTGGAACCCACAGCAGAGCCATACTGACTGGCCTCCAGAGGAGGAGCAATCTCTGGACTGGCTGACTGACCCACCCAGAGTTTTGGATTCTGATGTAATTTGGGTCACCAGTGCCCCTCAGGAGGAAGTGTCCTTTGATTTAGCACTGGACCATCCGACACAGGAGACTAATGAAGATGAGGAAGACAAAGACAATGGAGGAGCTGACTGGTTGGATTTGGGGCAGAGATCTCAGTCTGAGCTGGAAGTTTTGCCAaccaccatctacaccacaccTCCACCCACTACCAACTCCAACACTACCCCAGACTGGcatgaagatgaggaggagaccACCACAGctctcccctttctctccacctctacaATATCTGAGGGAGCTTGGAATTGGTGGGCGGGGCTCACCACTTCCAGCCAGAAACTAGGAAATCCAGAGGATTCAGTCATAGAAAACAACATGCCTATGGATCCCAGCGACCACagtgaagcagaagaagaacagTACCCCCTTAAGGAAAACTCTCAGTTCCCAGAGGAGGACTATGTGGAGATCACACACTCCCAAGTCCCAGCTGTCCCCACCCATCTTACTCCTTCCCAGCCACCCCCAAGCAAGGGTGGAGAGAGCGGTGAAATCTTGGATTCTGTCCAAAAAGACAGGGGACAGAAGCAGAGTAGCACCTGGCTCCTGGTGGGCCTCCTTGTGCCCATCTGCATCTTCATTGTAGTGATGGTGGTGCTGGGCATCGTCTACTGCACCCGCTGTGCTGTTCACCCACGCAATAAGAATGCCACTGACTGCTACCACTGGATCTCTGGGGCTCATGATAAACAGGGAGCTCCTAACCCCTCAGCAGGGGTCAAGACCCATGTTTaa
- the LOC122870664 gene encoding piggyBac transposable element-derived protein 4-like yields MSGISAKNFYPSSRKKNDPAKLSLSRAEQLLMAIANNSEVEDLSDGEDNDPAVDEVILQDVDLMDEHPDFSPPDSGDDSGEEYTPPDAAEDTDSENESQPNHPQVHRRGRKQQHIENDELDEEDQRHGEPRPEPRNAGRGERWRSAPFRPNLVQFQDGDDGLKDERTGWQPLDYVEQYIDSDLMKLIADCTNAMSLGNSGRSLSTSVDEIYHFFGAAILMSCVPYPQIRMFWSNALQIPAISNTMSRDRFFKLRSHLKVVIDYDVSEDKRETDKFWKVRPFMDRILTGCRLQVRPKCVSIDEQMIPFTGACPFRQYVPLKPNPVGMKNFVLASVDGLVLDFEVYQVDHMLKDDIYLTGTVMKGRVKQAMNKLPDDKTLKHQGRGAVSTVTRADGKLCVVKWYDNKPVVMLSTVHSEQPEDTCQRWSKKGKKYVTVTRPSIVREYNSKMGGVDMSDRMMSYYRMSVRTKKWTIRMLMHFMDLALANSWLLYRRDNQENGTPRKSIMKFLEFRMVVAQVFLSKCDVLHEGAHVTEEENENGHLPPPGKNLGRSNPHISVRSSAAHLRRWWP; encoded by the exons ATGTCTGGAATATCAGCAAAAAACTTCTACCCCAGTTCCCGAAAGAAAAATGACCCAG CGAAACTTTCATTGTCAAGAGCAGAACAATTGCTCATGGCAATTGCAAACAACTCTGAGGTGGAGGACCTCTCAGATGGGGAAGATAATGATCCTGCTGTGGACGAAGTCATTTTACAAGATGTTGACCTCATGGATGAGCATCCTGATTTTTCGCCACCTGATTCAGGAGATGATTCCGGTGAAGAGTACACACCACCTGATGCAGCTGAAGATACTGACTCTGAGAATGAAAGTCAGCCAAATCATCCACAAGTGCACAGACGTGGACGTAAACAACAGCATATTGAGAATGATGAGCTGGATGAGGAAGATCAGAGACATGGAGAGCCCAGACCAGAACCAAGGAATGCTGGACGTGGAGAACGCTGGCGGTCTGCTCCATTTAGACCAAATTTGGTCCAGTTTCAGGATGGAGATGATGGACTGAAAGATGAGCGAACAGGTTGGCAGCCACTGGATTATGTGGAGCAGTACATTGACTCAGACCTGATGAAACTCATTGCTGACTGCACAAATGCCATGTCACTGGGTAACAGTGGGAGATCTCTCTCAACTTCGGTAGATGAGATTTATCACTTTTTTGGAGCAGCAATCTTGATGTCTTGCGTGCCTTATCCACAGATAAGGATGTTTTGGTCCAATGCCCTACAAATCCCCGCCATTAGTAACACAATGTCACGTGATCGCTTCTTCAAACTTAGGAGCCATCTGAAAGTAGTTATCGACTATGATGTATCAGAAGATAAGAGGGAAACCGACAAATTCTGGAAGGTGAGGCCTTTTATGGACCGTATACTTACCGGCTGCCGCCTTCAGGTTCGTCCAAAATGCGTCTCAATAGACGAGCAGATGATCCCGTTTACAGGGGCCTGTCCATTCCGACAATACGTGCCACTAAAGCCAAATCCAGTGGGAATGAAGAACTTTGTGCTGGCATCTGTGGATGGACTCGTGCTAGACTTTGAAGTCTATCAAG TTGACCACATGCTGAAGGATGATATTTATCTTACTGGTACAGTGATGAAGGGCCGAGTCAAACAAGCAATGAACAAGTTACCCGATGACAAAACCCTGAAACACCAAGGGAGAGGTGCCGTCTCCACAGTAACCAGGGCAGATGGGAAACTATGCGTGGTCAAGTGGTACGACAACAAGCCAGTTGTGATGCTCTCCACTGTTCACTCAGAGCAGCCAGAAGATACTTGCCAGCGGTGGTCcaagaagggaaaaaagtatGTGACCGTGACAAGACCAAGCATCGTGCGCGAGTACAACTCAAAGATGGGAGGTGTAGACATGTCAGATAGAATGATGAGCTACTACCGAATGTCTGTGCGGACGAAGAAGTGGACAATTCGCATGCTGATGCATTTCATGGATCTTGCCCTTGCCAACAGCTGGCTGCTGTATCGCAGAGATAACCAGGAAAATGGCACCCCAAGGAAATCTATCATGAAGTTTCTTGAGTTTCGCATGGTAGTGGCTCAGGTATTCCTCAGCAAGTGTGATGTTCTTCATGAAGGTGCTCAtgtcacagaagaagagaatgaGAACGGACACCTTCCACCACCAGGCAAAAATCTCGGTCGCTCCAATCCCCATATCTCAGTCCGTTCCAGTGCTGCTCATCTCCGGAGATGGTGGCCTTGA